The following proteins come from a genomic window of Ignavibacteria bacterium:
- a CDS encoding antibiotic biosynthesis monooxygenase: MIVRIWHGFTTPENADKYEKLLYEEVWKSIEGKNIKGYRGIELLKREQTEEVEFITIMKFDGINDVKEFVGEDYTKAYVPPKAQLLLKRFDSHSQHYEHLAAVNYQ; encoded by the coding sequence ATGATAGTAAGAATATGGCACGGCTTTACCACACCCGAAAATGCTGATAAGTATGAAAAATTACTTTATGAGGAAGTATGGAAAAGCATTGAAGGGAAGAACATCAAAGGTTACAGAGGAATTGAACTGCTGAAAAGGGAGCAAACGGAAGAAGTTGAATTCATAACAATAATGAAGTTTGACGGAATTAATGATGTAAAAGAATTCGTAGGGGAAGACTATACTAAGGCATATGTCCCTCCCAAAGCACAACTTCTGTTAAAACGGTTCGATTCTCATTCACAGCATTATGAACACCTTGCTGCAGTTAACTATCAGTAA
- a CDS encoding dihydrofolate reductase family protein — MRKIIVLSMITLDGVMQAPGGPEEDISGGFKYGGWTAPFANEDSGKAMEKQLQPADLLLGRKTFEIFASYWPGHADIWPGINEVTKYVLSGTMEKSDWKNSVFLKSLADIEKLKNSNGSDIKVWGSSRLVQLLLKHDLVDEFWLNIYPLTLGMGKKLFDDGPFPAAFTLIESYVAPNGVITANYKRAGEVKTGTVGA, encoded by the coding sequence ATGAGAAAAATAATCGTTCTATCTATGATTACATTGGATGGTGTTATGCAGGCACCTGGCGGACCTGAGGAAGATATATCAGGCGGTTTCAAATATGGCGGTTGGACTGCACCTTTTGCCAACGAAGATTCCGGTAAGGCAATGGAAAAGCAGCTGCAACCTGCAGATCTTCTTCTGGGCAGAAAAACATTTGAGATCTTTGCCTCTTACTGGCCTGGACATGCGGACATTTGGCCAGGGATCAATGAAGTCACAAAATATGTCCTGAGCGGGACCATGGAAAAGTCGGACTGGAAAAACTCAGTTTTCCTCAAAAGCCTGGCGGATATTGAAAAACTCAAAAATTCAAATGGTTCGGACATCAAAGTCTGGGGCAGCAGCAGGCTCGTTCAGCTGTTGCTGAAGCATGATTTAGTGGACGAATTCTGGCTCAACATTTACCCTTTGACTCTTGGTATGGGAAAGAAGTTGTTTGACGATGGCCCTTTTCCGGCAGCATTTACATTAATAGAAAGTTATGTTGCACCAAACGGTGTAATTACAGCCAATTACAAGCGGGCTGGGGAAGTCAAAACAGGTACTGTTGGAGCTTGA
- a CDS encoding beta-lactamase family protein gives MPLSKPGETGFSSDSIGIVNTLMQKYVDEKKLPGIITMIARHGKVVSFEKFGMMDVGKPMQLNAFFRIASMTKPVTSAALMILFDEGRFKLNDPVSKYIPEFKDLKVFSGIDRDGIKLEEQAKPMTIRNLLMHTSGLASGGESNPVDSIYRASNLSGGTLKDMIQKLSKIPLLYQPGTRWNYSRSSDVIAYLVEVISGKPFDQFLRERIFVPLQMEETGYYVPVEKLNRVAAVFCPADSGGIKALTDPEVNNVTAKVKFFSGNGGLISTAKDYMIFSQMLLNKGIYNGIRILKSKTVELMTSDQISDEIMPDDSFFGPMLSGMGFGFGFAVVKSNNQPVFTGSAGSYWWSGSANTYFYIDPEKDLILIFMTQFVPNFHYPVFKEFRELVYKSIIE, from the coding sequence TTGCCATTATCAAAACCCGGGGAAACCGGATTCTCATCAGACAGTATAGGCATTGTGAATACTTTGATGCAGAAATATGTTGATGAGAAGAAACTTCCGGGCATTATAACAATGATTGCCCGTCATGGGAAAGTTGTTAGTTTTGAAAAGTTTGGAATGATGGATGTTGGAAAACCCATGCAGCTAAATGCATTTTTCAGAATAGCCTCTATGACCAAGCCCGTCACGAGTGCGGCTTTAATGATATTGTTTGATGAAGGCCGTTTTAAATTAAATGATCCTGTTTCTAAATATATTCCTGAATTTAAAGACTTAAAAGTATTTTCTGGAATTGATAGAGACGGAATAAAGCTTGAGGAACAGGCCAAACCGATGACAATCCGCAACCTCCTTATGCATACATCCGGTTTGGCCAGTGGCGGTGAGAGTAATCCTGTTGATTCCATCTACAGGGCTTCTAATCTTTCCGGCGGGACGTTAAAGGATATGATACAGAAGTTGTCAAAAATTCCTTTATTATATCAGCCCGGTACGAGGTGGAATTACAGCAGGTCATCGGATGTAATTGCTTATCTTGTAGAAGTTATTTCGGGGAAGCCTTTTGACCAGTTTTTAAGAGAAAGAATATTTGTACCCTTGCAAATGGAAGAGACGGGTTATTATGTTCCAGTAGAAAAACTGAACCGGGTTGCAGCGGTATTCTGCCCTGCTGATTCGGGAGGGATTAAAGCTCTGACGGATCCCGAGGTAAATAATGTGACGGCAAAAGTAAAGTTCTTCTCAGGAAACGGGGGGCTTATTTCGACTGCAAAAGATTATATGATTTTTTCGCAGATGCTGCTCAATAAAGGGATCTATAACGGGATAAGAATCTTAAAAAGTAAAACCGTTGAGCTAATGACTTCGGATCAGATATCAGATGAGATAATGCCTGATGACAGCTTTTTTGGGCCAATGCTATCCGGAATGGGATTCGGATTCGGTTTTGCGGTTGTAAAGAGCAATAACCAACCGGTTTTTACCGGCTCTGCCGGTTCTTATTGGTGGTCAGGATCTGCAAATACCTATTTTTATATTGATCCTGAAAAAGATTTGATATTAATATTCATGACACAATTTGTTCCAAATTTTCATTATCCGGTTTTTAAAGAATTCAGGGAATTGGTATATAAGTCGATAATTGAATAA